The proteins below come from a single Cervus canadensis isolate Bull #8, Minnesota chromosome 2, ASM1932006v1, whole genome shotgun sequence genomic window:
- the LOC122437254 gene encoding LOW QUALITY PROTEIN: ankyrin repeat and SOCS box protein 6-like (The sequence of the model RefSeq protein was modified relative to this genomic sequence to represent the inferred CDS: inserted 2 bases in 1 codon) has translation MPFLHGFRRIIFEYQPLVDAILGSLGIQDPERQEPLDRPSYAASEESLILVLTELLERKAQSPFYQEGVSNAVLKMAELGLARAAAILLRNGANLNFEDPVTYYTALHIAVLRNQPDMVELLVRHGADVNRRDRIHESSPLDLASEEPEGLPCLQRLLDLGADVSAADKHGKTALLHALASSDGVQVHNTENIRLLLEGGADVKTTTKDGDTVFTCIIFLLGETVGGDKEEAQLINRFCFQVTQLLLAHSADPSECPAQESLMHICLKSFKLHFPLLRFLLESGAAYNCSLHGASCWSGFHIIFERLCSHPGRAEDESHADLLRKAETVLDLMVTNSQXADKIQALHVSLRQLESYPPPLKHVCRVCIRLYLQPWPVDAKVKALPLPDRFKWYLLSEHSGAVEDDI, from the exons ATGCCGTTTCTGCATGGCTTCCGGAGGATTATCTTCGAGTACCAGCCGCTCGTGGATGCTATCCTGGGCTCCTTGGGCATCCAGGACCCCGAGCGGCAGGAGCCCCTGGACAGGCCCAGTTATGCCGCCAGCGAGGAGAGCCTCATCCTTGTTCTTACCGAGTTGCTTGAGAGAAAAGCCCAGTCTCCATTTTACCAGGAAGGTGTGAGCAACGCCGTGCTGAAGATGGCCGAGCTGGGGCTGGCACGTGCGGCCGCCATCCTCCTGCGGAATGGAGCCAACCTCAATTTTGAAGACCCGGTCACCTACTACACGGCGCTGCACATCGCCGTCCTACGGAACCAGCCGGACATGGTGGAGCTGCTGGTGCGCCACGGGGCCGACGTCAACCGCAGGGACCGGATCCACGAGAGCAGCCCCCTGGACCTGGCCAGCGAGGAGCCAGAGGGCCTGCCCTGCCTGCAACGCCTCCTGGACCTCGGAGCAGATGTCAGTGCGGCCGACAAGCATGGTAAGACAGCCCTGCTTCACGCTCTGGCCAGCAGTGATGGGGTGCAGGTCCACAACACCGAGAACATCCGGCTCCTGCTGGAAGGAGGGGCGGACGTCAAGACCACTACCAAAGACGGAGACACGGTGTTCACCTGCATCATCTTCCTGCTGGGCGAGACAGTGGGAGGCGACAAAGAGGAGGCCCAGCTAATCAACCGCTTCTGCTTCCAAGTCACGCAGCTGCTGCTGGCCCACAGTGCCGACCCCAGCGAGTGCCCGGCCCAGGAGTCCCTCATGCACATCTGCCTCAAAAGTTTCAAGCTGCACTTCCCCCTGCTGCGCTTCCTGCTGGAGTCGGGAGCAGCCTACAACTGCTCCCTGCATGGCGCGTCCTGCTGGTCCGGCTTCCACATCATCTTCGAGAGGCTCTGCTCCCACCCGGGCCGTGCGGAGGACGAGAGCCACGCGGACCTGCTGCGCAAGGCGGAGACCGTGCTGGATCTCATGGTGACCAACTCCCA GGCGGACAAGATCCAGGCCCTGCACGTCTCCCTGAGGCAGCTGGAGAGCTACCCCCCGCCCCTCAAGCACGTATGCCGCGTGTGCATCCGCCTCTACCTTCAGCCGTGGCCGGTGGACGCCAAGGTCAAGGCCCTACCTCTGCCCGACAGGTTCAAGTGGTACCTCCTCAGCGAGCACAGCGGCGCCGTCGAGGACGACATCTGA